The segment CAGGAAAAAGCATACTTACCATTCGGGCTACTTGATCTTTTTGAGCGCCACCAAAACCAGTAACGGCAAGTTTTACTTCTCTTGGTGAAAATTCATGTAATTTAAGATTTAATTGATACGCCATCAAACATAAAACCCCTCTTAAATATCCAAGCTTTAAAAAAGTTTGTGCATTTTTACCTAAAAACGGAGTTTCTATAGAAAGATCGGTCACTTTATAGGTTTTTATCTTTTCAGTAAAAAATTCATAAAATATACCAATTCTCTCATGTAACTGCTTTTTTGCCGGCAATGGTAAAAATCCACAAGCAATAAGCGTCTGCTTATTTCCTTGTTTACAAATAATTGCCCAACCAGTTACGCTAAACCCAGGATCTACGCCTAAAACAATCATAAATTTTCCTTTATTTCACTCGAACCAACTTTATTATTAAACTGAAAAAGTGTTACCACAAAGCAAAAAAAGTTGTTATAATAGAGGTAGTTAGTATGCATATTTTAAATAACAACTTGACGGGGGTCTCGTGAAAAAACTAAATCAATACGCCTTATTCTTTTTTGCTTTATCTTTTTTAACCATAGGAAAAATGCAGTGCTCTGTAATGCAATGCTCTGCAACGAGTATAACAGATAACCAAATTATCAAGCCAGTACCTATACCAAAACTTTTAAGTGATCCAAATGGAAAAATATATGAAGTTATATGGTGGAACGAGCTTATGCTCTGTATTAAACAATGTGAAATGCAAGAAAAAGAAACTCTTTTAAATACAACGTTTAAAAAATTTTTAAAACTTGAGTACGAAAAACTTCTACAAAATCAACGTGCCATTGCAAATAATCCAAAGCTAAATCAGCAAGAAAAAGAAGAACAAGAGCAAATTTATATAAACGCTGCTTATAAAAAAGTAAGTCAATATAGATTATTACTCGGTAATTTTTTCACTGAAACTTTATCACCTAACGAAATAATTTATCCAGCAAGCTTAGATCTTGAAGAGATGTATCATGGTGACGCTAAAATGTCGCGCATTGAAAGAAAAGCACCACAAACTATGGTGCCAACAACTTCAAACCCTGTTAATGCGTCTGCTCCCATAGTTATTGATCACTCTGACGATTCCGAAAAACCAGGAATCCTTACAGAACTCTTAGATATTTTTGTGTATGGAACTATTATACCGAGTTCTGTTTTTCAGTTTTAGAATTTTTAAGCAAAGTTTAATCAAAAATAAAAAAAACGCATCATACACAAAATGTATGATGCGTTTTTTATGTAATCAATCAAACAACTTATGAACAACTACCTCCTGTAGTAAAGTCACCTGAAGTAATAGTACCACCTACAACATCAGAGCCATTAAAGGTGAGACCTGTAAGAGTCCCGGTTACCGTTGGACTTGAAATCTCTATAAAAATGAATCCCAGAGAAGGATTTAAAACTGCTTGACCACTTGTTGATAAAGTACCGTTGTAACAACCAGAGGCCAAGAGCTGAGTTGCTCCTGTATATGTAGTATAAGTTGGATTTAATGTACCATTTTGTGAAAGTGTTCCACTCAATCCAGAAATTGTAAATGTTTCTCCGGCATACATACCACTTGCAATAGGAAATGCGAAAGAGGTTGTATCGGATACAAGAAGATACGTGAAGAAAAGCGTTGCAGCACCGTTTGAAAAGGTGCTCGATGTAACATCCGTAGCTGTAAAGAAATTATCAGTTGATGTTCCTGTTGCGTTTACACCAGTTAACTCAGCACCAGCTAACTCAACTCCTGTAAAGGTATCTGCTCCATGAGTTATTGTTCCAATTACACTTCCAATTTGGTCTAAGCTTACACCTGTAAGCGTTGTTGATGTAACTGTTCCAGTTCCGTCAACATACCTGCTTATAAATGTACCTGAAGTTACGGTAAAGGTTCCAGTATCAAAATCACCACCTGAAATAGTAAACGATAAGTTTGGCGTTGTGTCACCAAGTGTCACAAATAATGCATCAAAAGTACCAGCAGAAATATTACCCACCGTTACATCAGTACCAGAGAATGTATTGCTTGCAAAAGTACCTGTTACTGTAGCACTACTAAATGTTGCGCCGGTTAAATTTACGCTATAGTAATCACCTGCATACAAACCACTTGGTATTGTAAGGACTCCTGTCACCGTATTGCTTTGAGTAATTGTTGTTCCTGTAAGTACGGTATTACCAGATGAAAGCGTTCCTCCTGAAAGCGTTCCAGCAATTCCCGATGTAGCAAAAGTGCTACCACTAAAATCGCCTGAAGTGATATTGAAAGTGTTAACAGGTACATCTGATACTAAAGTAAGTGTCGGAATACCTGATGTTGTAAATGTGCCACTTGTAATTACCCCACCCGTTATGTCAGTAACAGTAAGCACATTTGTTGCAGGATCAAAAGTACCAGTAAGTTGAACGTTGTTAAATTCTCCATTTGTTAATGTTACATCTGCTTCGACCACTGTTGTTTTATCATCTTCATATACAGCTCCTACTACAGATCCTGTTTGTGTAAAATGATAAGAATTAATAATAAAAGATAAAGTACCTTGTAAATTTGAACATTTAAACAATTTATTATTGTAAGATGATGAAGGCGTTGATATTAGAAAGAAAGTTTCTCCTGAGTCGCCATCGTAAACAAAAGTTTGTTGACTGAGTTGGGTTGAAGTAACTGCTTTAGCATTCATTAATGCTACTATAGGATTTATTCCTGCTGGAGTAGAAATTCCAAGTGAATCAATTGCTACTTGTTGTTTTCCTCCCGGATTATTTTTTTTTGCTAAATTAACAGGTTCCGGTTTTGCTGTAGAAGCAACAGAAGCTGGAAGAGTAACTTCTTCAGATGTATAAACTTGTGCATCAGAAGCTAGACCACTAGAGTTAATCAATCCATTGATATCAGATCCTCCTCTTATGAATCTTGAAAAACGTTTTGTTTTTGTAGGCGTAGATTCATTAATCGTTTGGCTTGATGATAAAAATCTACCGCGTTTTGCGATAGTTTGAAGTACATTCCAAGTACCGCTAGCCGGCAAAGTTAATTTGTTATATATAAATGTTTGTTCATATGATCCAACTATAAGCTGATAATATGAAGAGTTGGCGTTATTAGTTTGCAAGCTAAGAGAAACACTCAGACCAAAAAGCAGATCGCCTTTCATTCTTTCACCAAATAAATTCCATTGGCCAGAACCGGCATACTTATATACTTCTGCATAATTACTATTTTCGCTAAAAGCAGAAGCTCCAATTGCAACAAGATCGCCTGTTAAATATTCTAATGAAACACTAGCTCCAAAGTTAGAAGAAGTATCACCAGATATATTACCAATTTCACTCCATGAGCCAGAAACATATTGATATATTTTCACATTATCATTGATAGGGGAGTTCCCAATTGCCATTCTAGTACCAGTTGCATTTATTGATACTGAATTACCGATCAAATCGCTTCCTAATTGAGACCATGAACCACTAGCATATTGATAAACCCTTGCTATACTTGTGTTTGTATTTGAATTGTAAGATCCATACGCAACAATAGTACCATCCCTATTTACAGATACACTCATTATTCTTGCTGGCGCTAGAAGATCGCCTCCTAATTGAGACCATAAACTACCATCGTATTGATAAACTCTTAAAACAGTTGTACCTGCAACTGCAACAATAGTACCATCTCCACTTAAAGGTACATCAAATCCATCACTTGATATAATGACATTTCCAAGCTGAACCCACACATTATCATTACTTGTAGCATTTTCATTATATTCATAAACTCTTATGTAAGCGCCATCTCTTACTACAATTCTTGATCCATTCTCACTTATTGATACAGGTATATTTCCTTGTGCTAATTTAAACGTTTGCCCAAGTTCAAAAAACTCCGTACCCATACATCCACTTAAGACAAGCAGCAACAGTCCGCAAAAAAAGCTGGTAAAAACTTTATAATTCTTATTCATACATTCTCTCTTTTTTAATTTTAAAAGTACCACAGTAAAAACCATGGTACTTTTAAAAAATAATTACTTTGTAAGTTAAAAATTGATAGATGCTTGAGCTCCAACAGCCCATAGATTTACGGCATTATTACTTTGATTAACCACAAATTCCGTAGAGCCAAAAACACTTACGTTTGGAGTGTATCTATGCTCTTTGAATGTATAACCAAATTGGCCAAATACTTTACCAGTCATTGCACGCGCTGCAGCAGCACCCGCAACATCAAGAGCTTCATTTATATTTGCTGGAATTCGGTTAGTTGCTAAACGAGCATCTTTAACACCTGCTGGAAGTGATGTTGGATATGTTAATACAGCTGGAGGTACTCCTACACCAATAACGCGATCTTGTGATTTATTAATTTTTGCTTCAGGTTCACAAAGGTTCAAAACTAAAACAAAATCATTATTTGAAATACTACGATCATCTTCACTTACCTGACGACCAAGAACTGCAAAATCGTTAAGATTAGCGCTACGTTCTTCTACTAAATTACAACAATCAAAGGATAAACACTCTCTCGATCTTCCCCAGAACTCGCCACCTATCATGAAATTCCAATTATCTTTATAAAAATCAAAACCAACTGCGGCTGATCCTTCAACTCCAAATGTTGAATGTACCGGCATGGTTGTAACATTAACAGCATTCGTTACAAATGAAGGAATGCGACCCGTTGGATTATCTGTTGATGGATTTCCAGGGAAATAATACTGAATCAACATATATTTTGATCCAGGACCGTTTAATGCAAGATCAAACGAACGCCAGCTTGGTTTTCTGCCGGTAAATAAATGCAATGCTTCTCCCTGGAACCAGAAATCTATTCCTTTGTTTGCACTTTCACATTCCCATATTTTATAATGTGACGTAACTTCACCACCAACACCCCAATGCCCTGCTCTGCCAAAAATTGGCTCAAGTACAAAATCAGCTTGAGGAACGTTGCCCGTTGGGCATGATACTTTAAATCCAATATCAACAAAGCCTTTTTCTGTTGCGTATACTTTGTAACCAATCATTGCTGAAAGATCTGCCATACGAATAACAGTTTGTTTGCAACTAGCCATACGACCTTTGGTAATAGCTAAAACATTATAACGAGAAGAGTTTACTCCTCCGTTTCCATTTGCAGAGCCTGCTTGCCAAGCTTGAGTAAGTGTTTGGTAACGTGCATTTGGAGATGGATAAGCTAAATTTACTGTGTCGACAATATCATCTGGTAAGGCAACAACTTCTCTAAGCGGAGTATCAATCATCATAGCGCCAATTGGAGCTTGCAGTGTAAAAACAAAACCTCGATGATCTTTGTATTGCGCAAAATGAAGCATTATATCAGTGCCAACATGTTGCACTCGTGGATTTAACTGAATAGCGCCCTGGCCTATCACATTGCCCATACCAAATTGATACGCATCAATGTCAGACTCTCCATTATTTGTTCCGTAAGTCATTTCATTAGTACCAGACCAGAATGGACGAGCTCCTAAATTTTTACATGAACTACATTTGCCGCCAAAATTTTGCATATATTCTGTAGCAACAGAAATCATGCCATTCCATTCTTCTCGGTCAGAATCATTAGTATAAAAAGTTTTTTTATGAATAATATCTCGAGAACTGTATGCGCTAAATGCATGTGGTTGCCATAAGTTAATTGATTGAGCGCAACCTGTATCACATTTTTTTTCACAACCTGTCTGACAATCTGCCTGAGTCAGGCTAGCGGCAAAGGCTAGAAATAGCCCCAACAATAAAAACTTTTTGTTCATAATCTTCTCCTTTTTATAAAAGTATCGTACAACTCTCTTGAAACTAAAATAATAAAAACAATTTTGCAAATCAGGACAAAAAACAATAACAGTTTAAAACTGTTGCGAAAAAATCCACACAATTAATAGTCTGTACGTTGTGCTATTTCATAAATAAATGAGGAACTTTTATGAACAAAATTGAAAAAAACTTAAAAATTTTCTTACTGCTTACCAGTCTTTTTATATGCAATCAAACTTTATTTACTCCTGAAGAAGGTCCTGAAAAATCAGGAGAACAGCAGAAGCGAGAACAATCTCAAAAACCTGATGCTCAAGAAAAAGAAACAGCTGAGCAAAGAGATGAACGACTTCGCAATCAAACTTGGAGGGAAACAAAATTAAGTGAAATGCACAAGAAAGCATGGGTACATATTAAGGATGCCATTTTTGGAAAACCTGAAAAAGTCAAACTTGACGTAGAAGAAAAACAAGCTGCTCCAAAAGCTAAAGCATCAGAAGGTGATTCTAATAAAGTATCAGCTTCTGAATTCGAGGCAGTTGCTCCAGAAACAAAAGTAACAGCTAACGATAATTCTCCAGCGGCAAATGAAACAACCCCAGAAGCTGCTCCCAAAATAACAGATTCTGGATTCGAGTCAGTTTCAGAAACAAAAGCAACAACTCTTTCTAATTCTCCTGTAGCTAAAGCTGCTAAAGAATATATTGATCCACAATCGTTAGAAGGACGAAGGATTGCAAGCGAAAAAATTGCAAAGGAAAAGGCTGCAAAGGATGAAGCTGATGCTAAAGCAATAGCCTCAGAAAAAGAAGCTGCTCAAAGAAAAGAAGCTGAAAAATTCGTGGAAAAATCTACTCCTATGCTTAAAAAAATAAAAAATCTCAGTGATGAATCTAGCCGTAAACAGATGCTCGAATTGTTAGATTTAGATCCTACAAAACCTTACACAAAAAAAGAAATCGTATCAGCTTACAGAAAAGCATCTACTATATGGCATCCTGATAAATGGTCGCAGGCAACAGACGAAATACGAAATGAAGCAACAGAAATTTTCAAGAAGATAAATGATGCATACGAGTCTTTAGTGGCAAAACAGAATAAGTATGAAATAGCCAATAAAATTAGTGAGAAACTTAATCTCATATTTAAACAAAAAAATTTAAACAGTTTCTCTGAAGAGAAGATATTAAATCTAAAAAATCTATCGTGTGAGCTCTTAGGATTAGATCCTAATGAGCCTTATAGTACAACGAAAACTGAAGACGCAGTAAGTAAATTGCAGTATGGTCTTACCGATAGTGACCTTGATCTTAAATTTGAAGACGATATCAAAAAAGCTTCATCTTTCTTAAAAAGAGAATATTTTCAAGCAAAAAAAGATGAGGCAATACTAAAACGCGTTCCTTTTGAACCTGAGCAAGTTAAAGAGTTAAGCCCTAGTGGCATTAGCCGATTGGATGATGTACAAATTAGACTACTAACTAAAGCAGATCAAATTAAAAATCTCTCAAAAGCCCAAATTGATGCATTTACAGATATTCAACTCTCAAAGAAAAAGGATGGCGATGGTTTCTCTGATGATAAAATCAAACAATTAAAGAAACAATTTGAAAGCTTAAAGCCAACAGCTGAAGAGACAAGACTGTTCGAGGAAAGAATAAATAAAGCAAGACCACCTAAAAAATAACTTTTTAAGCTATATACTTTTTGTGCGCAACTAACTGCATGATCTCTTTTATGTGCACAACCTGAGATAAAAATGCTTGCTCCATTTTGCTCGCTAAAAATTCTGTATACT is part of the Candidatus Babeliales bacterium genome and harbors:
- a CDS encoding DnaJ domain-containing protein, with product MNKIEKNLKIFLLLTSLFICNQTLFTPEEGPEKSGEQQKREQSQKPDAQEKETAEQRDERLRNQTWRETKLSEMHKKAWVHIKDAIFGKPEKVKLDVEEKQAAPKAKASEGDSNKVSASEFEAVAPETKVTANDNSPAANETTPEAAPKITDSGFESVSETKATTLSNSPVAKAAKEYIDPQSLEGRRIASEKIAKEKAAKDEADAKAIASEKEAAQRKEAEKFVEKSTPMLKKIKNLSDESSRKQMLELLDLDPTKPYTKKEIVSAYRKASTIWHPDKWSQATDEIRNEATEIFKKINDAYESLVAKQNKYEIANKISEKLNLIFKQKNLNSFSEEKILNLKNLSCELLGLDPNEPYSTTKTEDAVSKLQYGLTDSDLDLKFEDDIKKASSFLKREYFQAKKDEAILKRVPFEPEQVKELSPSGISRLDDVQIRLLTKADQIKNLSKAQIDAFTDIQLSKKKDGDGFSDDKIKQLKKQFESLKPTAEETRLFEERINKARPPKK
- the ruvC gene encoding crossover junction endodeoxyribonuclease RuvC produces the protein MIVLGVDPGFSVTGWAIICKQGNKQTLIACGFLPLPAKKQLHERIGIFYEFFTEKIKTYKVTDLSIETPFLGKNAQTFLKLGYLRGVLCLMAYQLNLKLHEFSPREVKLAVTGFGGAQKDQVARMVSMLFPGLPQPKTYDVTDAVAVSLCGLWKQ